The genomic window AACACCAGCAGAAACCAGTACACCAATCAATCCATAACCCGCTAACAGAAGGAATAACCAGAGAATATTTACTTTAAGATTTGTCTTCATTGTTTACACCTTCTCTTTCACATTCTTACCAAGGATACCTGCAGGACGAACAATCAGAATCAGAAGCAAGATTCCATATACGATAGCATCACGGAAATCAGACATACCAAAGGCAGTAGCAAATGTTTCCAACAAACCAATCACAAATCCCCCTAGAGCTGCACCAGGAATAATCCCGATACCACCCAGTACGGCCGCAACAAATGATTTTAGACCTGGAGTCACACCCATCAAAGGTTCAAGAGAGTTGTAGTAAAGGGCAATGAGGACACCTGCTGCACCAGCAAGGGCTGAACCCAAAGCAAAGGTAAAACTGATTGTACGATTTACATTAATTCCCATCAATTGAGCTGCGTCACTATCAACTGATACCGCACGCATGGCTTTCCCCATTTTTGTTTTTTGGACGATCAATTGTAATAAAACCATCAAGAATACAGAAACTGCTAAAATCATCAATTGAACATTTGTCAAGCTAATTGGTCCCAAGTCAAAGCGGACTGTTTCAATTGCTTGAGGGAAGGCACGAGTATTGGCACCTACTAGATAAACCATTCCGTATTCCAGTAGGAAAGACACTCCGATGGCAGTAATCAAAACAGCAATACGTGTAGAATGTCGCAAAGGACGGTAGGCAAGAAACTCAATTACAACACCAAGTAGTGCAGTTCCAGCCATTGAAATAATTAAAGCTAAAAAGAAATCCATTTGGAAAGAATTAATCAAAAAGTAACCAATAAAGGCACCCATCATGTAAATATCGCCATGGGCGAAGTTGATGAGTTTGATAATTCCATAAACCATGGTATAACCCAGAGCCAAAAGTGCATAAATACTACCCAGAATTAGACCATTCACAAGTTGTTGGAGCATAGCATTCACTCTTTTCTATCGTTATTTTTTAGAAAATTTCATTATTTTCACAAGTTCATAAACACCGAAACAGGGAGTGAGTCAAAGGCTCATTCCCCATTTCAATTACTATTCTAATG from Streptococcus oralis includes these protein-coding regions:
- a CDS encoding branched-chain amino acid ABC transporter permease, coding for MLQQLVNGLILGSIYALLALGYTMVYGIIKLINFAHGDIYMMGAFIGYFLINSFQMDFFLALIISMAGTALLGVVIEFLAYRPLRHSTRIAVLITAIGVSFLLEYGMVYLVGANTRAFPQAIETVRFDLGPISLTNVQLMILAVSVFLMVLLQLIVQKTKMGKAMRAVSVDSDAAQLMGINVNRTISFTFALGSALAGAAGVLIALYYNSLEPLMGVTPGLKSFVAAVLGGIGIIPGAALGGFVIGLLETFATAFGMSDFRDAIVYGILLLILIVRPAGILGKNVKEKV